From a single Anomaloglossus baeobatrachus isolate aAnoBae1 chromosome 4, aAnoBae1.hap1, whole genome shotgun sequence genomic region:
- the LOC142302553 gene encoding bone morphogenetic protein 7-like: MALTASNIRIIIKNIFLALILIRLVTADPTLERGIHSSFVQRKLRGRERREIQKEILAVLGLPHRPRPHFHEKNTSAPMFMMDLYNSMNVKEEQTFHFFKHFHANDEPLLVGHQETHFLADADLVMSFANLFEDGTEVCQKCYSKELSFDLEDIPVGEQLTAAELRIYKDQVPNNETYQVNVYQVTLNTSKLIKLDTQIICGSDIGWLTFDISAISNAWVVKPHYNLGLKLMVETMGNKSIQPNSVGLVGRSGPHEKQPFIVVFFKSETIHLRSARSTNENHWNRDRTKELNDDPLGNITENSMSSHFGGQHSVKKPCQKHELYVSFRDLGWQDWIIAPEGYTAYYCAGECAFPLNSHMNATNHAIVQTLVHFIYPELVPKPCCAPTELQGIPVLYFDDNSNILLKKYRNMVVKACGCH; this comes from the coding sequence ATGGCATTAACGGCATCTAACATAAGGATTATTATAAAGAATATATTTTTAGCCTTAATATTGATAAGACTAGTAACAGCAGATCCAACACTAGAACGTGGTATTCATTCCAGTTTTGTACAAAGAAAGTTGAGAGGCCGTGAACGCCGAGAGATCCAGAAAGAAATTTTAGCTGTTTTGGGATTACCACATCGACCAAGACCTCACTTTCACGAGAAAAATACATCTGCTCCAATGTTTATGATGGATTTGTACAATTCGATGAATGTTAAAGAAGAACAAACTTTCCATTTCTTTAAACATTTTCACGCAAATGACGAACCTTTACTTGTTGGTCACCAGGAAACCCACTTTCTGGCTGATGCTGATCTAGTTATGAGCTTTGCCAATTTATTTGAGGATGGCACTGAAGTATGTCAAAAGTGCTACAGTAAAGAACTGAGTTTTGATCTTGAAGACATACCTGTTGGAGAGCAGCTGACAGCAGCTGAGCTAAGAATATATAAAGATCAAGTTCCCAATAATGAAACATACCAGGTGAATGTCTATCAGGTGACTCTAAACACAAGTAAATTGATTAAGCTTGATACTCAAATAATCTGTGGATCAGACATTGGGTGGTTGACATTTGATATTAGTGCAATTAGTAATGCATGGGTTGTGAAACCACACTACAATCTTGGCCTAAAGTTGATGGTTGAGACTATGGGCAACAAAAGCATACAACCAAATTCTGTAGGCTTAGTCGGCCGAAGTGGTCCACATGAAAAACAGCCATTTATAGTGGTATTTTTTAAATCTGAAACTATCCACCTCCGAAGTGCAAGGTCTACCAATGAAAACCACTGGAATCGTGACAGAACCAAGGAATTGAATGATGATCCATTAGGCAATATTACAGAGAACTCAATGAGTAGCCATTTTGGTGGACAGCATTCCGTAAAAAAGCCATGCCAGAAGCATGAGCTGTATGTAAGTTTCCGTGATCTTGGTTGGCAAGATTGGATCATTGCTCCAGAAGGCTATACTGCTTATTACTGTGCTGGCGAATGTGCTTTTCCATTGAATTCTCATATGAATGCCACTAATCATGCAATTGTCCAAACTTTAGTTCATTTTATTTATCCAGAACTTGTTCCAAAACCATGTTGTGCCCCTACAGAACTTCAAGGAATACCAGTATTGTACTTTGATGACAATTCCAATATTCTATTAAAGAAGTATAGAAACATGGTTGTTAAAGCCTGTGGCTGTC